The genomic DNA AGATGGGCTTGTGTATTTTTGTGTTGGAAGTAAAAAGAAAATTATGAAGTGTTATTATAACGGTCAAATGATTGATATTGAGCAATTTAATGTAACCTCCAAAAGCCGTGCGTTTTGTTATGGTGATGGTGTTTTTGAAACAATCATCACTGATGCCGCAGGTTTTCCGCGCCATTGGGCGGCGCATTGGCAAAGGCTTACGGCTGGGCTTATGGCCTTGCAAATTGCTGTTGATGAGTATTTTACATCAGATTTTTTATTGAAAAAAATACAAGAACTTGCTCAAATCAACGCCCCGAACGTGGCCGCACGCGTGCGTTTGCAGGTCTGGCGCAAAACTGGCGGACTTTATACGCCTACCCAAAACGGAGCAGATTGGCTTTTGGAGGCGCAACCGCACGAAGCATTTGTGGGGGAAAAGCAAACGACCATTCTCGCGCAAAGCGTGCATTTGCAGGCTTCGGCGTGGTCGGCTTACAAAACTTGCAATAGTTTGCCATACATCTTGGCGGGTTTGGAACGCGTGCGCTACGCCGCCGACGAGATTATCCTGACCGATACCGCAGGGCATTTGGCTGAATGTCAGGCGGCTAACTTGTTTTGGGTGAAAAATAACACACTTTTTACGCCTTCCTTGCAAACGGGCTGTATTGCAGGCATTACGCGCAGTTGGCTGTTGCGCAATGCGGCGCGATTGGGTTGGCAAGTGCAAGAGATTTGCGCCAAACCTGATGTTTTACAAGAAACCGAAATTGTTTTTGGGGGAAATGTAGCAGGTGTGTTTCCGATTCGCCGCCTCCACGACTGGCATTTTCGGGGAAATACACCTGCTGTAATTGAGCTACTTACGCAGTTTTATGAATGAAAACGGTAATACGTGCCCAGCGGCAAGCGTTTTTTGTGTTTATCTTCCAAATACAACTCGCCAGCTTCGGGATTTTTCACTTGCCCAAACGAGCAATTAATTAGGTTTTCGACGATAAGCGTAGAAAATCCCAACGAATACAGATTCAGGATAAAGAAGTGATTTTGTTTGTCCAAAAGCTGCGAGCAGAGTTTAAGTAATTCGTTAATGTGTTCTTCCAAAACCCATTTTTCACCATCGGGGCCACGTCCGTAGGCGGGCGGGTCAAGGATAATTCCCTGATACACAGAGCCACGTTTTACTTCGCGCTTCACAAACTTGAGGGCATCTTCCACCACCCAGCGAATGTTATCCAATTTGCTGGCCTCCATGTTTTCACGCGCCCAGCTTACCACTTGCTTCACCGAATCCACGTGCGCCACGTCTGCCCCAGCCGCTTTGGCGGCCAACGATGCGCCACCCGTATAAGCAAACAAGTTAAGCACGCGAGGCGTTTGTACAGGCATTTTTTGGGTGTGCGTAAAAATATACTCCCAATTGGCGGCCTGTTCGGGGAAAATTCCCACGTGTTTGAACGAAGAAAGCGCGATTTTGAAGCTAAGGCGCATTTGTGGGCTGCGATAGTCCATAAACCAACGTTCTGGCGTGCCTTTGCGCACAATCCATTCGCCTTTTTCTTGGCTGCCTTTTTCGCGGCGGAAGGTTGCACCCGCCAAATTTTCCCAATCCGTTTCGGAGAGAGATTTGTCCCAAGCGGCTTGCGGTTCGGGACGTGCCAAAATATGGTCGCCGAAGCGTTCTAATTTCTCAAAATTGCCCGAGTCGATGAGTTGGTACGTGCTCCAGTGTTCGGGGGTCAGTAATGCAATTGATTTCAAGGTATTTATCTATCTAAAATTTGATATTAGGCTTGTGCTTGTTGGGCGGCGTGACGGCGCAACAAATAGCTTTTGAGTGTCCAGTACAGCACGGCCAACGAAAGCAAAATAGCGGCGGCAATGCCTGTTTGTGTCGCGCCGCTCAAATCCGTTGTTTGGAATACTATAACGTTGATAATGAGCTGAATAATTCCGTAAATAATCGAAACGTTTACGTGAGGTATTTTGGTTTCGTTGGCCAAAACTTGGTACAAATGCGTGCGGTGCGGCTGGAAAATGTTTTCGCGGCGCATGAGGCGTTGCACAATCGTAAGCACGCTATCCACACCATAAACACCCAGCAGCAAAATATAATAAATGTTTTTGGCTTGGAAAATAAGGCCAGCCAACAAATAAATCACGATAAAGGCCACCGAAACACTGCCCACGTCTCCCGCAAAACATTTGGCTTTGGGGCGGCAATTAAAAAAGTTGAACACGGCAACGCCCACCGCAACCCATACAGGCAATTGCGTATCTGTGAAGGTGATTGTGTCCAATGTATTGAGATAAGCCAACGAGAGCAATGTTATTAGACTGTAAATCCCCGTAATGCCATTGATGCCGTCCATGAAGTTGTAAGCGTTCAGGATTCCGACGGCCAACACAAAAAAGCAAGCCAAAATCCACCAACTTTGCATATAAGCATCTAATTGATAAGCCATTAGGAGCATGGCTGTAAGTTGTAAGGCACTGCGTACGCCACTCGATACGCTGCTAATGTCGTCGTAAAAGCTGATAACCGTTACGATGGTCAGGCCAACAAAAAAATAGGGGAGGGGAAAGCCAAAATAAAAAAAGTAGGCGATGGCCGCCATATAAAAAACCACACCGCCGCCGCGAATCGTAATGCGTGTGTGCGAACTGCGTTGGTTGGGTTTATCGATGATGTTGAAGCGGTCGGCCAACCGAAAATACAGCAATTCGATAATAAATAAGCTGATAGCCAACGGGATAAGTAAAGTGTAATTCACGGTAATGAATGATTTGTGTGTAAAAAATGCCCGTACAAATCCAAAAAATACGCGGCAAATCGGGGCAAAGGTATAGAATTTGAAGAGAATTTGTAAACAGAATTTTTGTTATATAAATTTTTAAAATTATGTAAAATAAAATCAAAAAGAAAATAATGAATAAATTGCGACGTTTGGAAGGGGACACTTTATAACATATCATCAAAAATGAAAAAAATTGTACTCATTTTCGGAGTATTGGCGGCTTTGAGCACCCAAGTTGCTACGGCGCAATATGTAAATTTGCCGCCTGCCGCCACGCCTGTGTTGCGTAGCAAAATACAATTAGGTTTGTCGGCTGGGGCTGGCGTATCGCGTACACGTATTGCCGACTCGCCGTACAGCATGAAATGGCGCACTTCTGCGCAAATCGGGCTTACCTCGCGCTATTATTTCAAAGACGAAAAAACCTATTTGCAAGCTGATTTTCTGTTGAATAGAAGAGGCTATAACATTGATTACAACACCAAGCAATTAGGAAGCATGGGCAGCGACACCATTAGCACCAATATCAAAGGCTTTCAGAATATTTATTATTTGGATTTGCCGATTATGGTGGGCACTTTTCTGGACAAAAAGAAAAAATGGAGTGCCTATGCTGGCCTAACTTTCTCGCTTAGAGCTTTTTCGGTATTTGATTATAGCGGAAAAACCGTTTATACAACACCCGATACAATCTATGTAACGCACATCAAACAGCGCGATTACTCCAATAACGCCATTGATTTGGTGGATTTGGGGTTTTGTGCGGGTCTGCGCTATCATCTGCGCCCCAAGCTCAATATTTTTGCGCGTTATTCGCGGGATTTGGCGGGTGTGAGCCTCGGAGAAGCTGGCGGCCTGACCAACCGCAATGCGAATGTTTGGGCGGTGGCTGGTGTGGAACTTTATTTACAAGAATTTAAAAATATATTCTGGTAAAAGAAGGCATGATTATTGCCTTCGCTTTGTAAATTTGCCCTCGTGAAAAAGAAATTATTAATACTTAGCTTTAGTCTTTGGGCTTGCCAACAGGGTTTTGCCCAAATCGTAGATGATACTACACATCAAAAATACGGACCTCAAACGGTGCGCTATTTTCTCGAAAAAGAAATTTATGAAAATAAACGAGTGTTGCACACGCTGGACACTACGTTGCGCGACGTTCATAACACTGATGATTTTTTGTATTCCGACCAAAATTCATTTCGCCCAAACAAAAATTTAGGCAATTGGGGTTCGGCTATTCAATCGCAATATTTTGCCTTGCCCAAACAAATTGGTACCAACTACGGCGTAGATGTTTTTACGCCTTACGCACTTGATGCGGGGGCGGCGCGTTATTTCAATACGTTTTCGCCTTACACGTATGCGCATTATTATCAAGGTGGATTTGGTCGCCAAATGCTGAAAGCGGGTTTTAATCGCAATTTTACGACCCGTTTTAACTTTGGTTTTGATTATCGCCGCATCACGTCCCAAAAACAAATCGGCGTAACCAAAAACCGCGACCCAGAAGCCAGCCAACACGCAGGCCTTGTGTATGCGAGCTATGTTTCCAAAAATGGCAAATACGTTTTCTTGGGCAATTATTCGCACCTGAACCAATACACTTACGAAACGGGCGGCGTGAAACCAGCCCAAGAAGATTTTGTAGATGGGCAGTTGGACAAAGACAAATTGTTTGATTATAAAATCGAGCAAATCAATCTGTCGGCTACGGCGCACAACCGCGATTTGCGCAACAAATGGCATATTTATCAGCAATATACGCTTGATAATCAAGATGCTGTGCAGTTGTTTTATTTGTTTGAAAGAAGCCGCCAAACCAACCGTTACACAGACCCGTCCGTAGATAGTTCACAGATTTATGGGGCTGGGATTTATGATTCAAGTGCTACTTTTCAGCAACAAATCTATACGCTTTGGGAGCAAAGGGGCGGCATAAAAGGCAAGTTGGGCGGCGCGGCGCATTATGCTGTGTATTTCCGTCGCAAAGATTTTACGCTGAATAGCCTTTTCCCGATAGCGCAAACGCTTAAAAATGAGAACTTTGTAGGTGGACAATTGCGTTATCATTTGCCTGCTGATAGCACCTATTTTGTGAGTGTGGATGCCGAAATGCAGCCTTCGCGCGATTATTGGGCTAAAGTGTTGTTGCATACGGATTTGGTAGAGGCTGGCGCGGAGCAAATGCGTTATGCGCCGACGATGGTACAGCGTTATTACAATGGCAATCATTTTGTTTGGGAAAATCCCAATTTTGAATACACAGACGCTACGCACCTTTGGGGAAATGCCAATTTGAAATTAGGTAAAAAAATGGTTATCAAGCCAATGGCCGAGTTTACGACCCTGAAAAACTATATTTATTACGGTACAGATGCCAAAGCCCATCAAGTAGGAAAAGATACGACTATTAAGGTGTTGGCGGCGGGAACGGAACTTAATTTGACGCTTGGTAAATGGCACTTGAACCATTTGTTCCGCTATACCAAAACGTCGGGTGCGGACGTAATCCGTATGCCTGACAAGTACGCACAACTTCGTTACTACTACGAAAGTCCAATGTTTAAAAGTGCGTTGCTTGTGCAAGTCGGCTTGGATATGCGTTGGCGTTCGTCGTATTATGCCGATGCGTATATGCCTGCTACACAGCAGTTTCGGTTGCAAAATGACTTCTTAGTTTCGCCGTATATGGTGACGGATTTGTTTGTGAATATGCGCATCAAACGCGTTCAGATATTTTTTAAACTCAATAACATTACGCAAGGAATTGGCGGAAAAGGCTATTTTGCTGCACCTTATTACCCTGGCACGCGCCGTATGTTGGACTTTGGTCTGATTTGGCAATTCTTTGATTAATAGCTTTTTATCTCAAAAATGAATTTTTATAATTTGTCTTTACTACTGATTGTAGCCGTTTTGATGGGCGGCTACAATTTTTTTATTAAGGCCTCCGCAGGCAGCATTCACGAGGTAGTGGGTGCCGTGATTCTGCAAACCGTAGCGGCGTGTTTGGGGGCGGCGGTGTTGGCTTACCTTAAATTCCAGAAAATAAGCGACATACACGCAACAGGGCAGGGCATAGGCTTCGCCGTGGCGGCGGGTGTATGCGTGGGCTTGGCCGAAATCGTGTCGTTTTATGCTTTTGGGAAAGAAATACCCGTGTCGGTGGGCTTGCCGATTGTGTTGGGCGGTACGATTTTGGCGGGCGTAGCTTTAGGAATGTTATTTTTGGGTGAAACCTTTACGCTCAAACAATGGTTGGGAATTGTGTGTATTATTGCGGGAATAATGCTTATTAAAAGCTGATTTTTGGACAAAATGAATAATACTTTAACCGAACAACAGAAAACAGGCGAATTGGGCTTGGTCGTTACGCGCTTAGATGATTTGATGAACTGGGCGCGGCTCTCGTCTTTGTGGCCGATGGGCTTCGGGCTGGCTTGCTGTGCTATCGAAATGATGCAAACTTACGCTTCGGGCTACGACCTCGACCGCTTCGGCGTGATTCCCAGAGCCTCACCGCGCCAATCCGATGTAATGATTGTGTCGGGGACGGTTACGTTCAAGATGGCTGACCGCGTGCGCCGACTCTACGAGCAAATGCCTGAGCCGCGTTACGTGATTTCGATGGGGAGCTGTGCCAACTGTGGCGGCCCGTATTGGGAACACGGCTATCACGTCGTAAAAGGTGTGGATAGAATCGTGCCCGTTGATGTGTATGTGCAAGGTTGTCCGCCGCGCCCTGAGGCATTGATTGGGGCTTTTCTGAAGCTACAAGAAAAAGTGCGCGAAGAGCATCTGATTGCGCCTTTGGCGGTGGCCAGACTCATGGGAAAAACTAAAACATAGATATATTTTAACGGTCGTTGAATTATTTTGCGGAATTTCGCGAAAAACTGACCTTTGTCATGGTTGATGGATAAATTCTTTTGATAATTTTACACCCAAAGGATAAGTATCAGAATCCCCCAATAAATATTTGTCAAAACTAATTTTATAAAAACATGAAAGTTACCGTAGTAGGTGCTGGCGCAGTAGGGGCTACCGCTGCCGACAACATTGTTCGTCGCGACATTGCAGAAGAAGTTGTATTGCTCGACATCAAAGAAGGTTTTGCAGAAGGCAAAGCAATGGACATTATGCAAACAGCTACGCTTGCTGGTTTCAATGGCAAACTTAAAGGCGTAACTAATGATTATGCGGCTACAGCCAATTCTGATGTAGTAGTAGTTACTTCAGGCTTGCCACGCAAACCTGGTATGACACGCGAAGACCTTATCGGCATTAATGCTGGTATCGTTAAGTCTGTTACAGAAAACATTCTAAAATATTCTCCAAATACTATTCTTATCATCGTGTCTAACCCAATGGATACCATGACGTATTTGGCTCTTAAATCGTCTGGCTTGCCTAAAAACCGCGTAATCGGTATGGGTGGTATTTTGGACAGCTCACGCTTCAAGTATTTCTTGTCTGAAGCACTTGGTTGCACTGCAAACGAGTTGCAAGCAAACGTAATCGGTGGTCACGGTGATACAACCATGATTCCGCTTACTCGTTTGGCTACTTACAACACATTGCCTGTGTCTGAGTTCCTTTCGGCTGATGCGCTTGCCAAAATCTCTGCCGACACTATGGTAGGTGGTGCAACGCTTACAAAATTGCTTGGAACATCTGCTTGGTATGCACCAGGTGCAGCGGTTGCCAAATTGGTAGAAAGCATTTTGTTGAACCAAAAACTAATTCTTCCTTGCTGCGTGTCGCTTGACGGCGAGTACGGCCAAAACGATATTTGTTTGGGCGTGCCTGTGGTTATCGGCAAAGATGGTTGGGAAAAAATCATTGATTTCAAACTCAACGCCGAAGAACAAGCATTGTTCAACAAATCTGCTGACGCAGTGCGTAGCATGAACGATGTATTGGCTACTTTAGCATAGGTTTTAAATAAATTTATTTTAGTGTAATTGTTTGATATTATGATACTTAGCCGACAGGAATATTTCTTGTCGGTTATTTTTTTGTGTAAAATCCAAGAATTGGATACGACCTCATATTTTACCGTTCTGCCTCATTTGGCAGTAAAATGAGGCAGAACGCCGCCAAGAAAGGGTAGTTTTTATCTATCGTGAAACTCTACTTAACATAATATAAATTATAAAACTTTTGAATGTAAACAAAAAAGCGGTATTTTCAAAGCTAAATACTAAATTGGAAGGGAAATAACATAAGAACCCTTGATTTACACCAAAGGACGCTTTAGAAATGGAAAACGAAATAAAAATTATCAGTTTTGATTTGTGGCAAACGATTATAATGCCTAATCGCGCATTCCGTGCGCAACGCGTGGCGGCTTTGGCGCAAGCTCTCGGCCAAACGCCAAGCCTTGAATTAGAACAACTTATGCTCGAAACTGACAAACAACTGGATTTGCAGACCGATGCCACTGGCCGCCAATTTAGTTCTTTGGTGCGTACGCATGCTTTGGCGCAGCGTTTACATTATGTTAAGCCGATAGATTTTGAATGGCTATACACACGCATCAACGAAGCGTTTCTTTCTGACCCGCCAACCCTGATAGAACCCTCATTTCCAGCGACTTTACAAGCCTTGCGCGATAAAAACTACAAAATAACATTGCTTAGCAATACGGGTTTTGTAGAAGGAAAAACGCTACGAGCATTTTTTGAAAATCTGAAAATCAATGATTTGTTTGATTTACTGCTTTTTTCGGACGAACACGACATGGCCAAGCCGCAACCCGCTTTTTTCGAGAAAATAACCCAACATTTTGGTTGTGCGGCGGCGCAAGTCTTGCACATCGGCGACAATCCCGTAGCTGATTACGCGGGAGCTTTGGCCAGCAACATGAACGCTTTGTTGTTTGCACCCGAATCCTTGCCAAATCTTCCTGACTTTCAGGTAATTAATAGTTTGTCTGATACACATACTTTTATTGCCCAAAACGCCCATGCAAGCGCAAAGAATTATTCTTAATGATATACAAACAATTGATAATCAGTTTGTTTGTGCCGATGAGCGGCTTTTTGATTCGGCGTTGTATAGTCGTTTTAAATATGGTTCTGGGCAGGCGGCGGCGCATTATGCTGCGCAAATGTATGAAGTGTTACGGGATAAATTAACCCAAGTTTCTGGCCAGTGGCTCATTACGGCCTCGGCTTATAAGTACGTCCCGACGGCCTCTAATGCGATTGCAGACGCGATTTATGCTTTGATTACCAATAATTTGCCAGCAATAAAAATTGAGAAAATAAAAATCAGGAGACAACGGCTTTTTGCGTCAGACTACGGGAATCTGGACGAGGAGCAGCGCAAAAACCTGATGCGCCAAACCGATTTGCAAATAGACGAGGAGCAAGTAAAAGGCCGAAATCTGATTGTAGTGGATGATATTTGTGTAACAGGTTCGCATGAGCGGCGCATCGCCGAAATGCTAGGGAAGACGCAAGTGGCACAAGTATATTTTTTGTATGTGGGGCAGTGTAGGCCGCCAGTCGTGCCAAACGTAGAACATCGTTTGAATCATGAGTGGATGAAAAGCGTAGAAAATTTATTATATATTATTGAAAATGAATATTTTATAATAAATGCAAGAGTTTGTAAATTTCTTCTCTCCTACCCTTACCTACCTGATTTACAGGCGTTTTATGCGCAGCTGTCGTTGGATTGGCTGCTCTCCTTTCAGGCCAATATGTGCGGTGACGGCTATGACCAAATGCCCGAATATGCCGACAATTATCAAATATTAAGCAATGTTATACAACAAAAAAGGTGCTTTACAATATAAAGCACCTTTTTATCTTTAGACACACATGTTGTTTTAATTTAGCTAACCACAAAATCATGAAAAATTTTGTACCTCCATTGTTTAACAAAACGGCTGGTTAGACTCGCTTTGCCTCTCTCTAAACAATAAGACAAAGGTATAAGTGAAATAAGATTTTACCTAAGTTGTTTGTAAACTCAAAAAGGCTGTTCGTAAACTTAAACACTAATTTCGTTGTGTTATTAGCTACGGTGTGCGTTTAGGAATGTTTTTATTCGGCCTACGGCCACATTAATTTCCTCTACCGTTGGCAAAAACACTACACGGAAATGGTTGTTTTGGGGATAATTAAAACCTGAGCCATGCACCAAGAAAACGTGCTGCTCGGCCAAAAGATCCAATACAAATTCTTGATCCGAATTAAAATCAAAGCGTTCTAAATCTATCTTTGGGAACATATAAAACGCGCCTTGTGCTTTTACGCAGCTCACGCCGTCTATGCTGGTCAGAAGTTTGTGGCAAATATCGCGTTGGCGTGTCAGGCGGCCTGTCGGCAATACCAAATCATCAATACTTTGGTAGCCGCCCAGTGCTGTTTGGATACCTAATTGCGCTATCACATTGCTACACAGACGCATACTCGAAAGCAAGGTAAGTCCTTCAATGAAAGAACTCGCTCTTGATTTCGTGCCGCTCAAGATGAGCCAACCCGCCCGAAATCCTGCTGCACGGTAGTTTTTGGAAAGACCGCCCATCGTAACGCAAAGCGTTTGTTTGGTGAAGGCGGCGGGCGAATGATGCGCTACGCCATCGTACAGGATTTTGTCGTAAATCTCATCGGAGAAAATAATAAGGTGGTGTTTTTCGGCAGTAGCCACCATTTTTTCTATAATTTCTTTGGGATAAACCGTTCCCGTTGGGTTATTGGGGTTAATAATTACCAATGCTTTCGTGCGTGAAGTGATTTTACTTTCCAAATCTGCCAAATCTGGGTACCAGTTGGACGCCTCATCACAAAGGTAATGCACAGCTTTTCCGCTTGAAAGTGTGGTGGCTGCTGTCCAAAGCGGATAATCTGGCGCAGGAATCAAGACTTCGTCCCCCTCATTAAGCAGGGCTTGCATACAAAGCAAAATAAGTTCGCTTACGCCATTGCCGATATAGACATCATCTACTTGTACATCTGGAATATGTTT from Flexibacter flexilis DSM 6793 includes the following:
- a CDS encoding phosphoribosyltransferase family protein — its product is MQAQRIILNDIQTIDNQFVCADERLFDSALYSRFKYGSGQAAAHYAAQMYEVLRDKLTQVSGQWLITASAYKYVPTASNAIADAIYALITNNLPAIKIEKIKIRRQRLFASDYGNLDEEQRKNLMRQTDLQIDEEQVKGRNLIVVDDICVTGSHERRIAEMLGKTQVAQVYFLYVGQCRPPVVPNVEHRLNHEWMKSVENLLYIIENEYFIINARVCKFLLSYPYLPDLQAFYAQLSLDWLLSFQANMCGDGYDQMPEYADNYQILSNVIQQKRCFTI
- a CDS encoding aminotransferase class IV, translated to MKCYYNGQMIDIEQFNVTSKSRAFCYGDGVFETIITDAAGFPRHWAAHWQRLTAGLMALQIAVDEYFTSDFLLKKIQELAQINAPNVAARVRLQVWRKTGGLYTPTQNGADWLLEAQPHEAFVGEKQTTILAQSVHLQASAWSAYKTCNSLPYILAGLERVRYAADEIILTDTAGHLAECQAANLFWVKNNTLFTPSLQTGCIAGITRSWLLRNAARLGWQVQEICAKPDVLQETEIVFGGNVAGVFPIRRLHDWHFRGNTPAVIELLTQFYE
- a CDS encoding HAD family hydrolase; this encodes MENEIKIISFDLWQTIIMPNRAFRAQRVAALAQALGQTPSLELEQLMLETDKQLDLQTDATGRQFSSLVRTHALAQRLHYVKPIDFEWLYTRINEAFLSDPPTLIEPSFPATLQALRDKNYKITLLSNTGFVEGKTLRAFFENLKINDLFDLLLFSDEHDMAKPQPAFFEKITQHFGCAAAQVLHIGDNPVADYAGALASNMNALLFAPESLPNLPDFQVINSLSDTHTFIAQNAHASAKNYS
- a CDS encoding class I SAM-dependent methyltransferase is translated as MALLTPEHWSTYQLIDSGNFEKLERFGDHILARPEPQAAWDKSLSETDWENLAGATFRREKGSQEKGEWIVRKGTPERWFMDYRSPQMRLSFKIALSSFKHVGIFPEQAANWEYIFTHTQKMPVQTPRVLNLFAYTGGASLAAKAAGADVAHVDSVKQVVSWARENMEASKLDNIRWVVEDALKFVKREVKRGSVYQGIILDPPAYGRGPDGEKWVLEEHINELLKLCSQLLDKQNHFFILNLYSLGFSTLIVENLINCSFGQVKNPEAGELYLEDKHKKRLPLGTYYRFHS
- a CDS encoding putative porin, with the protein product MKKKLLILSFSLWACQQGFAQIVDDTTHQKYGPQTVRYFLEKEIYENKRVLHTLDTTLRDVHNTDDFLYSDQNSFRPNKNLGNWGSAIQSQYFALPKQIGTNYGVDVFTPYALDAGAARYFNTFSPYTYAHYYQGGFGRQMLKAGFNRNFTTRFNFGFDYRRITSQKQIGVTKNRDPEASQHAGLVYASYVSKNGKYVFLGNYSHLNQYTYETGGVKPAQEDFVDGQLDKDKLFDYKIEQINLSATAHNRDLRNKWHIYQQYTLDNQDAVQLFYLFERSRQTNRYTDPSVDSSQIYGAGIYDSSATFQQQIYTLWEQRGGIKGKLGGAAHYAVYFRRKDFTLNSLFPIAQTLKNENFVGGQLRYHLPADSTYFVSVDAEMQPSRDYWAKVLLHTDLVEAGAEQMRYAPTMVQRYYNGNHFVWENPNFEYTDATHLWGNANLKLGKKMVIKPMAEFTTLKNYIYYGTDAKAHQVGKDTTIKVLAAGTELNLTLGKWHLNHLFRYTKTSGADVIRMPDKYAQLRYYYESPMFKSALLVQVGLDMRWRSSYYADAYMPATQQFRLQNDFLVSPYMVTDLFVNMRIKRVQIFFKLNNITQGIGGKGYFAAPYYPGTRRMLDFGLIWQFFD
- a CDS encoding NADH-quinone oxidoreductase subunit B — its product is MNNTLTEQQKTGELGLVVTRLDDLMNWARLSSLWPMGFGLACCAIEMMQTYASGYDLDRFGVIPRASPRQSDVMIVSGTVTFKMADRVRRLYEQMPEPRYVISMGSCANCGGPYWEHGYHVVKGVDRIVPVDVYVQGCPPRPEALIGAFLKLQEKVREEHLIAPLAVARLMGKTKT
- the mdh gene encoding malate dehydrogenase — translated: MKVTVVGAGAVGATAADNIVRRDIAEEVVLLDIKEGFAEGKAMDIMQTATLAGFNGKLKGVTNDYAATANSDVVVVTSGLPRKPGMTREDLIGINAGIVKSVTENILKYSPNTILIIVSNPMDTMTYLALKSSGLPKNRVIGMGGILDSSRFKYFLSEALGCTANELQANVIGGHGDTTMIPLTRLATYNTLPVSEFLSADALAKISADTMVGGATLTKLLGTSAWYAPGAAVAKLVESILLNQKLILPCCVSLDGEYGQNDICLGVPVVIGKDGWEKIIDFKLNAEEQALFNKSADAVRSMNDVLATLA
- a CDS encoding outer membrane beta-barrel protein; the encoded protein is MKKIVLIFGVLAALSTQVATAQYVNLPPAATPVLRSKIQLGLSAGAGVSRTRIADSPYSMKWRTSAQIGLTSRYYFKDEKTYLQADFLLNRRGYNIDYNTKQLGSMGSDTISTNIKGFQNIYYLDLPIMVGTFLDKKKKWSAYAGLTFSLRAFSVFDYSGKTVYTTPDTIYVTHIKQRDYSNNAIDLVDLGFCAGLRYHLRPKLNIFARYSRDLAGVSLGEAGGLTNRNANVWAVAGVELYLQEFKNIFW
- a CDS encoding pyridoxal phosphate-dependent aminotransferase, which translates into the protein MIFFEKSERLNNVHYEIRGPIAEKAAALEKLGHKIIKLNIGNPAPFGFDVPDEIIQDIILNLRQAQGYSDSKGLFAARKAVVHYAQTKHIPDVQVDDVYIGNGVSELILLCMQALLNEGDEVLIPAPDYPLWTAATTLSSGKAVHYLCDEASNWYPDLADLESKITSRTKALVIINPNNPTGTVYPKEIIEKMVATAEKHHLIIFSDEIYDKILYDGVAHHSPAAFTKQTLCVTMGGLSKNYRAAGFRAGWLILSGTKSRASSFIEGLTLLSSMRLCSNVIAQLGIQTALGGYQSIDDLVLPTGRLTRQRDICHKLLTSIDGVSCVKAQGAFYMFPKIDLERFDFNSDQEFVLDLLAEQHVFLVHGSGFNYPQNNHFRVVFLPTVEEINVAVGRIKTFLNAHRS
- a CDS encoding MraY family glycosyltransferase gives rise to the protein MNYTLLIPLAISLFIIELLYFRLADRFNIIDKPNQRSSHTRITIRGGGVVFYMAAIAYFFYFGFPLPYFFVGLTIVTVISFYDDISSVSSGVRSALQLTAMLLMAYQLDAYMQSWWILACFFVLAVGILNAYNFMDGINGITGIYSLITLLSLAYLNTLDTITFTDTQLPVWVAVGVAVFNFFNCRPKAKCFAGDVGSVSVAFIVIYLLAGLIFQAKNIYYILLLGVYGVDSVLTIVQRLMRRENIFQPHRTHLYQVLANETKIPHVNVSIIYGIIQLIINVIVFQTTDLSGATQTGIAAAILLSLAVLYWTLKSYLLRRHAAQQAQA
- a CDS encoding EamA family transporter, which translates into the protein MNFYNLSLLLIVAVLMGGYNFFIKASAGSIHEVVGAVILQTVAACLGAAVLAYLKFQKISDIHATGQGIGFAVAAGVCVGLAEIVSFYAFGKEIPVSVGLPIVLGGTILAGVALGMLFLGETFTLKQWLGIVCIIAGIMLIKS